From one Chloroflexota bacterium genomic stretch:
- a CDS encoding universal stress protein produces MFNKILVPLDGSELAERALKPALKIAQHSEAEIILLRVPLPETMLIAAPHLYGGYDLMYPSQALNKARQEVKDYLDQAQQAAARFGLNARIKTPEGNVAEAIMETAIEEHVELIVMSSHGYSGITRWVLGSVAEKVLGNAPCPVLIVRSTQSMDKALITLDGSEVAESAIKPGLDVAMALSREVTLLRVAEEVHFDELTQLEIAEHGLGARLQEELYREADTYLQSVAEANLYDELTMQTLVRIGAPTGQILEFAETHQAGLIVMATHGRTGLRRWVYGSVTEKVLRGFGGSMLVIRPK; encoded by the coding sequence ATGTTTAATAAAATCCTTGTCCCACTGGACGGCTCGGAACTGGCCGAACGAGCGCTCAAGCCCGCCCTGAAAATTGCCCAACACTCCGAGGCAGAAATCATACTCTTGCGTGTTCCACTGCCGGAGACGATGCTGATAGCCGCGCCTCACCTGTACGGCGGCTACGACCTGATGTACCCAAGCCAGGCGCTCAACAAAGCGCGACAGGAAGTGAAAGATTATTTGGACCAGGCACAACAGGCCGCGGCCCGGTTTGGCTTGAACGCCCGAATCAAAACGCCGGAAGGCAATGTGGCCGAAGCGATCATGGAAACCGCCATTGAAGAACACGTTGAACTGATCGTCATGTCATCGCACGGCTATTCTGGCATCACCCGCTGGGTGCTGGGCAGTGTGGCCGAGAAGGTGCTGGGTAACGCGCCTTGTCCGGTGCTCATTGTCCGCTCGACTCAATCTATGGACAAAGCCCTAATCACGCTCGACGGCTCGGAAGTGGCCGAAAGCGCCATCAAGCCCGGCCTGGATGTGGCCATGGCCCTCTCGCGCGAAGTGACTCTGTTGCGTGTGGCTGAAGAAGTGCATTTTGACGAACTGACTCAACTGGAAATTGCCGAGCATGGCCTGGGCGCGCGGTTGCAGGAAGAGCTTTACCGGGAAGCCGATACCTACCTGCAAAGTGTGGCCGAAGCCAATCTCTACGACGAGCTGACGATGCAAACACTGGTGCGGATCGGCGCGCCGACCGGCCAGATTCTCGAATTTGCCGAAACCCACCAGGCAGGGCTGATCGTGATGGCTACTCATGGTCGCACTGGTTTGCGGCGCTGGGTATATGGCAGTGTCACTGAAAAAGTGTTGCGTGGCTTCGGCGGCTCAATGCTGGTAATCCGGCCCAAATGA
- a CDS encoding NifU family protein has translation MNKFPSKTFPETPSLPVDATDEERMQALIESLSAYIEYFHGGAVEMAGFDGETLKIRMRGACIGCPLSPVTLHGWVEGTARQFFPGLKAVESV, from the coding sequence ATGAACAAATTTCCGTCCAAGACATTCCCCGAAACCCCCAGCCTGCCCGTGGATGCCACCGACGAGGAACGAATGCAGGCGCTGATTGAATCGCTCAGCGCCTACATTGAATACTTTCATGGCGGAGCGGTGGAGATGGCGGGGTTCGACGGTGAGACGTTGAAGATCAGGATGCGGGGCGCGTGCATCGGTTGCCCCTTGTCGCCCGTCACTCTGCACGGCTGGGTGGAAGGCACGGCGCGGCAATTCTTCCCCGGCCTCAAGGCGGTCGAGTCGGTGTAG
- a CDS encoding 2-oxoacid:acceptor oxidoreductase family protein, giving the protein MQTEIIISGFGGQGALFAGQLLAYAAMDEGKHVTWIPSYGPEMRGGTAHCTVIISDDEIGSPLVRNPAAVIAMNMPSLDKYESLVAPGGVLVINSSLTAHAAARTDIHVIEVPANAIAEELGSATRSVANLVLAGAMLAATNALPLEAVEQALEAHLPERHRKLLGANREALRRGAALAEIASAEKLSADYAD; this is encoded by the coding sequence ATGCAAACCGAAATCATCATCTCCGGCTTTGGCGGTCAGGGCGCGTTGTTCGCGGGGCAACTGCTGGCGTATGCAGCCATGGACGAAGGCAAGCACGTCACCTGGATTCCATCGTACGGCCCCGAAATGCGCGGCGGCACCGCCCACTGCACAGTCATCATCTCCGACGACGAGATCGGCTCGCCGCTGGTGCGCAACCCCGCCGCCGTCATTGCCATGAACATGCCTTCGCTCGACAAGTACGAATCGCTGGTCGCGCCCGGCGGCGTGCTGGTGATCAATTCATCGCTCACGGCACACGCGGCGGCCCGAACTGATATTCATGTGATTGAAGTTCCGGCCAACGCCATCGCCGAAGAACTGGGGAGCGCCACGCGAAGCGTAGCGAACCTCGTGCTGGCGGGTGCAATGCTGGCCGCCACGAACGCCCTGCCGTTGGAGGCCGTGGAGCAGGCGCTGGAAGCGCACCTGCCGGAGCGACATCGCAAATTATTGGGAGCCAACAGGGAAGCCCTGCGCCGGGGCGCGGCGCTGGCCGAGATTGCATCGGCAGAAAAGTTGTCCGCAGATTACGCAGACTGA
- a CDS encoding 2-oxoglutarate oxidoreductase — MTTFELQTKTTDDLVYTYPASLAETFTHYCPGCTHGVAHRLVAEVIDELGIRKKTIGVAPVGCAVFAYNYFNVDFAEAAHGRAPAMATGIKRVRPDNVVFTYQGDGDLASIGMAEIMHAAARGENITVIFINNAIYGMTGGQMAPTTLPGQKTTSSPCGRDVETMGMPLQMSELLSVLPGTAYVVRRSLHNVKEINRAKKAIKKAFEVQIAGMGFSMVELLSSCPTNWGISAIDSLKWIEEHMIPYYPLGDYKVRPEVEALR; from the coding sequence ATGACCACATTTGAACTGCAGACTAAAACCACCGACGACCTCGTCTACACCTACCCCGCCTCGCTGGCCGAGACCTTCACCCATTACTGCCCCGGTTGCACCCACGGCGTGGCCCACCGGCTGGTGGCCGAGGTGATTGACGAACTCGGCATCCGCAAGAAGACGATTGGCGTGGCCCCGGTCGGGTGCGCGGTGTTCGCCTACAACTACTTCAACGTGGACTTCGCCGAGGCGGCGCATGGCCGCGCCCCGGCCATGGCCACCGGCATCAAGCGCGTGCGGCCTGACAACGTCGTCTTCACCTATCAGGGCGACGGCGATCTGGCCTCCATCGGCATGGCCGAGATCATGCACGCCGCGGCCCGGGGCGAGAACATCACCGTCATCTTCATCAACAACGCCATCTACGGCATGACCGGCGGGCAAATGGCTCCCACCACCCTGCCCGGCCAGAAGACCACGTCATCACCGTGTGGGCGCGACGTGGAAACGATGGGCATGCCTCTGCAAATGTCGGAACTGCTCTCGGTTCTGCCCGGCACGGCCTACGTCGTCCGGCGAAGCCTGCACAACGTCAAAGAGATCAACCGGGCTAAGAAGGCGATCAAGAAGGCGTTTGAGGTGCAGATTGCCGGGATGGGCTTCTCGATGGTCGAACTGCTCTCAAGCTGTCCCACCAACTGGGGCATCAGCGCCATAGACTCGCTGAAGTGGATCGAAGAACACATGATCCCCTATTACCCGCTTGGCGATTACAAGGTGAGGCCGGAAGTGGAAGCGTTGCGATAA
- a CDS encoding GAF domain-containing protein: MENNYHDPRISQYVAAAEQLIHGRFTIEVPLAPPDEVGQLGQALLQLSEKLEHRYHEFEQLVQLTSQVNAGLLLDEVLDNVYRNFRSVIPYNRIGVSLLTDDGQTVRARWARTDQPEMRLKSGFQAPLQGSSLQRILETGQPRILNDLVAYLAEHPQSNSTRRVVAEGMRSSLTCPLIANGIPIGFMFFSSIHPHTYAEAHVELFQQVAGQLAVIVEKGRLVSELAVQKQAIETRNAELKALNDLKNEFLGIAAHDLRNPLNVIYGTAAFLVHSNFNINADRGQELLREVCKQTEYMLDLINNLLDVSVIEAGKLKLSRTRLSLADFLAEISRINHTLAAAKQTQVVAENIAEVEVWADARRLRQVLDNLIGNAVKFSPPGSTVVVTAELRDAATVIIRVRDQGPGLTQEDQRRLFKNFEPLSARPTADEKSTGLGLAITRRMVEAHGGQISVESQPGQGATFWFTLPLAPKPDATSTALAHGVLNDHI, from the coding sequence ATGGAAAACAATTATCACGACCCACGTATTTCCCAGTATGTTGCCGCCGCCGAGCAACTAATTCACGGCAGGTTCACCATTGAGGTGCCGCTCGCCCCGCCTGACGAAGTAGGCCAGTTGGGGCAGGCGTTGCTCCAATTGAGCGAGAAGTTGGAACACCGGTATCATGAGTTTGAGCAATTGGTTCAACTCACCAGCCAGGTTAACGCCGGGCTTTTGCTCGACGAAGTGCTGGACAATGTATACCGCAATTTCCGCTCCGTCATCCCCTACAACCGGATTGGCGTTTCCTTGTTGACTGACGACGGCCAGACCGTCCGCGCCAGATGGGCACGCACCGACCAACCAGAAATGCGCCTGAAAAGTGGATTTCAAGCACCTCTGCAAGGCAGTAGCCTGCAGCGTATTCTGGAGACCGGGCAACCGCGTATCCTGAACGATCTGGTTGCCTATCTAGCCGAGCACCCTCAATCGAACTCGACAAGGCGGGTTGTCGCCGAAGGAATGCGCTCCAGCTTGACGTGCCCGCTAATCGCCAACGGCATCCCCATCGGCTTCATGTTCTTTTCCAGCATTCACCCCCACACCTACGCCGAAGCGCATGTCGAACTCTTTCAGCAGGTCGCCGGGCAATTGGCAGTCATCGTGGAAAAAGGGCGGCTGGTCAGCGAACTCGCCGTGCAGAAGCAAGCCATTGAAACTCGGAACGCCGAGCTTAAAGCGTTGAATGACCTCAAGAACGAATTTCTTGGCATAGCCGCCCACGACTTGCGCAACCCGCTCAATGTGATTTACGGGACGGCGGCGTTCCTCGTCCATAGCAATTTCAACATCAACGCCGACAGGGGACAGGAATTGTTGAGAGAAGTCTGCAAGCAAACAGAGTACATGCTCGACCTGATTAATAACCTGCTGGACGTTTCGGTTATCGAAGCCGGAAAGTTGAAGCTTTCCCGCACCCGGTTGTCACTGGCTGATTTCCTGGCCGAGATTAGCCGCATCAACCACACGCTGGCGGCGGCCAAGCAGACGCAGGTCGTAGCCGAGAACATAGCAGAGGTAGAAGTGTGGGCCGATGCCCGCCGGCTGCGGCAAGTGCTGGATAACCTGATCGGCAATGCGGTGAAATTCTCGCCGCCCGGCAGCACGGTCGTGGTGACGGCTGAACTGCGTGATGCGGCGACCGTGATTATCCGGGTGCGCGATCAAGGCCCCGGCCTCACCCAGGAAGACCAGCGCCGCCTCTTCAAAAACTTCGAGCCTCTCTCCGCCCGGCCCACTGCTGATGAAAAAAGCACCGGTTTGGGGCTGGCCATCACCCGGCGCATGGTCGAAGCGCACGGCGGGCAAATCAGCGTAGAGAGCCAACCAGGACAGGGAGCAACCTTTTGGTTTACTTTGCCGTTGGCCCCAAAACCTGACGCCACATCAACGGCACTTGCTCATGGAGTCCTTAATGACCACATTTGA
- a CDS encoding 3-methyl-2-oxobutanoate dehydrogenase subunit VorB, with protein sequence MTKHLLKGNEAIAEAAVRAGVEAYFGYPITPQTELLEYMARRMPELHRAFLQAESEVAAINMVYGAACTGARVMTSSSSPGMSLMMEGLSYIAGSEVPCVLVDVMRGGPGLGNIAPSQADYNQIVKGGGHGDFKMLVLAPATVQEAIDLTYIAFDLAEKYRTLVVILLDGNIGQMMEPAELPPMKPANSHCHPAWALTGAVGGRPKNIITSIYLVPENEEAFNRKLQEKYARIRESEVRFVEYETADAEYLVVGFGTSGRVAQTAVKQARAQGLKVGLLRPISLWPFPEQRLAELAKQVRGVLVVEMNAGQMVDDVRLAVNGKVPVQFYGRMGGVVPLPDEVLDEIRKMVN encoded by the coding sequence ATGACCAAACACCTTCTCAAAGGCAACGAAGCCATCGCCGAAGCCGCCGTCCGGGCCGGAGTGGAAGCCTACTTCGGCTACCCCATCACCCCTCAGACCGAACTGCTCGAATACATGGCCCGGCGCATGCCGGAACTGCATCGCGCCTTCCTCCAGGCCGAAAGCGAAGTGGCCGCCATCAACATGGTCTACGGCGCGGCCTGCACCGGAGCGCGGGTCATGACCTCCTCCTCCAGCCCCGGCATGAGCCTGATGATGGAAGGCCTCTCTTACATCGCCGGCTCGGAAGTGCCGTGTGTGCTGGTGGACGTGATGCGCGGCGGGCCGGGCCTGGGCAACATCGCCCCCTCGCAAGCCGACTACAACCAGATCGTCAAAGGCGGCGGCCACGGCGACTTCAAAATGCTCGTCCTCGCCCCGGCCACCGTCCAAGAAGCGATTGACCTGACCTACATCGCCTTCGACCTGGCCGAAAAATATCGCACCCTGGTCGTCATCCTGCTCGACGGCAACATCGGCCAGATGATGGAACCGGCAGAACTGCCGCCGATGAAACCGGCGAACAGCCACTGTCACCCGGCGTGGGCGCTCACCGGCGCGGTCGGAGGCCGCCCAAAGAACATCATCACCTCAATCTACCTTGTCCCCGAAAACGAAGAGGCCTTCAACCGCAAACTGCAAGAGAAGTACGCCCGCATTCGCGAGAGCGAAGTGCGCTTCGTCGAATACGAAACGGCAGATGCTGAGTATCTGGTGGTTGGCTTTGGCACCTCGGGGCGCGTGGCCCAAACGGCGGTGAAACAGGCGCGGGCGCAGGGCCTCAAGGTTGGTCTGCTGAGACCCATCAGCCTCTGGCCCTTCCCCGAACAGCGCCTGGCCGAGTTAGCCAAACAAGTTCGCGGCGTGCTAGTCGTCGAGATGAACGCCGGGCAAATGGTGGACGATGTGCGGCTGGCGGTGAATGGCAAAGTGCCCGTGCAATTCTATGGCCGCATGGGCGGGGTGGTGCCTTTGCCGGATGAGGTGTTAGATGAGATTAGGAAGATGGTGAACTAA
- a CDS encoding 4Fe-4S binding protein translates to MAKGHIVIDEGRCKGCALCTTICPQDVIVMADEALNAKGYHPARYDDPQGKCTGCTLCAVICPDVCIAVYRQKRFPQPSFQHTPVTV, encoded by the coding sequence ATGGCCAAAGGTCACATTGTTATAGACGAAGGGCGGTGCAAAGGATGCGCCCTGTGCACCACCATTTGCCCGCAAGATGTCATCGTCATGGCCGACGAGGCGCTCAACGCTAAAGGCTACCACCCCGCCCGCTACGACGACCCGCAAGGCAAATGCACCGGCTGTACCCTGTGCGCCGTCATCTGCCCCGACGTGTGCATCGCCGTCTACCGTCAAAAACGCTTCCCTCAGCCGAGCTTTCAACACACCCCTGTCACAGTCTGA
- a CDS encoding PLP-dependent aminotransferase family protein, with protein MSTPWSHRYAQRTQSLTSSTIRELLKLTQQPDIISFGGGMPAPELFPTEQFEDACHRVLSQQGQAALQYSTTEGYPPLREMIARHLARYGILAEADNVLITAGSQQALDLIAKLLINPGDRLLVEAPTYLGALQAFNVFGADYVGVPTDDDGLIVGRLDEALRSGPKFMYILPNFQNPSGVTLSLERRRALVELADKYGIPLVEDDPYGQLRYEGDHLPPLIVLDRETRGIRLDNGYKLGNVIYMSTFSKTLAPGLRLGWIVAPPEVIAKLVQLKQGADLHTSTFTQMVAYEAARGGFLDEHIKKLRQVYHERRDVMLDALTEFFPSEVSWTRPAGGLFLWARLPGGMDSTRLLEAALRQKVAFVPGNAFFAGSADSAESNRYLRLNFSNAKPDMIVEGIRRLGTVVKEQMAGGGSVPSQLRADAICG; from the coding sequence ATGTCAACCCCCTGGTCTCACCGTTACGCCCAACGCACCCAAAGCCTCACCAGCTCCACCATCCGTGAACTGCTCAAGCTCACCCAGCAACCGGACATTATCTCCTTCGGCGGCGGCATGCCCGCCCCCGAATTATTCCCAACCGAGCAGTTTGAAGACGCCTGCCACCGGGTGCTGAGCCAGCAAGGTCAGGCCGCCCTGCAATACAGCACCACCGAAGGCTACCCGCCCCTGCGCGAAATGATCGCCCGCCACCTGGCCCGCTACGGAATCCTGGCCGAGGCCGACAACGTCCTCATCACCGCTGGATCGCAACAAGCCCTCGACTTGATCGCCAAACTGCTTATCAACCCCGGCGACCGCCTGCTCGTCGAGGCCCCTACCTACCTCGGCGCGCTCCAGGCCTTCAACGTTTTCGGGGCGGACTACGTCGGCGTTCCCACCGACGACGACGGCCTCATCGTGGGTCGCCTCGACGAAGCCCTGCGCTCCGGCCCCAAGTTTATGTATATCCTCCCCAACTTCCAGAACCCGTCCGGCGTCACCCTCTCCCTCGAACGGCGGCGGGCACTGGTGGAACTGGCCGACAAGTACGGCATCCCCCTCGTCGAAGACGACCCCTACGGCCAACTGCGTTATGAAGGCGACCACCTGCCGCCTCTCATCGTCCTCGACCGCGAAACGCGCGGCATCCGGCTCGACAACGGCTACAAACTGGGCAACGTCATCTACATGAGCACCTTCTCCAAGACGCTCGCCCCCGGCCTGCGCCTGGGCTGGATCGTCGCCCCGCCCGAAGTCATCGCCAAGCTCGTCCAACTCAAACAGGGCGCCGACCTGCACACCAGCACCTTCACCCAAATGGTGGCCTACGAAGCGGCGCGCGGCGGCTTCCTCGACGAACACATCAAGAAACTGCGCCAGGTCTACCACGAGCGGCGCGACGTGATGCTCGACGCCCTGACCGAATTCTTCCCCTCCGAAGTCAGTTGGACTCGCCCGGCGGGCGGACTCTTCCTGTGGGCGCGACTGCCGGGAGGAATGGACTCGACTCGACTCCTGGAAGCCGCCCTGCGGCAAAAAGTGGCCTTCGTTCCCGGCAACGCCTTCTTCGCCGGTTCAGCCGACTCTGCCGAGAGCAACCGCTACCTGCGCCTCAACTTCTCCAACGCCAAACCGGACATGATCGTGGAAGGCATTCGCCGCCTGGGAACGGTCGTCAAAGAGCAAATGGCGGGCGGCGGCTCTGTGCCCAGCCAGCTTCGCGCCGACGCCATTTGCGGTTAA